The window GCCTCAATGATGTCAGCAGCGGCACCACCCACTACCTCAGCCAGTTCAGCTACACCGCCCACGGCGGCGTCAAAGACCTCAAGCTCGGCAACAACCTCTGGCAGCACGTCGAGTTCGACCCTTACCGCTTGCAGCCGACCGCTTGTAACAGTGCCTCGTCAATGACCAGGCCGCCTTCGCGCACCTTCTCATAGCGGGCATCGACTTGCAGATCCCGCCCGGCATGCCGCCCGGCGAAAACCGCGAGTGCGTTGCCTCTTCTTTCGTATCGTGTCCGCTTTCCAATGCCTTACCTTCTTTACCCTACCTCACCGGCCACTGACCATTGGCAGGCAGACGCCATCATCCATGAAGGATATGCGCCGAGGCTATAGTCTTGCCGGCTCTTCTGAACGGGAAGGCAAAGGGGCCAGCACCTCTGAGTTGCGAGACGGACAAAGCGCCGGCTGCCGAGCCGCAAGGCAGCCGCTACGTGAACGCATGGGGCTCGACCTTTGAGCTTGACGCTCTCCCGATACAGGGCCATGATTGGACGCCGAAGCGATAAGCTAGGGCCGTGAACACAGCGAGGCGGGCGTCATTAACGGCGTCGCATCAGCGCTCTTCGATCTACTCAAGATCACAAGGAGGCGAATCATTGAAGAATGACATCTGGCCGGCTTTGCCGCTGGAAGAGTGGCAGGACACTTACGCGACGCTGCACATGTGGACGCAGGTCGTCGGCAAGATCCGTCTAGCGCAAACCCCTGTCGTCAACCACTGGTGGAATGTGCCGCTGTATGTGACGGCGCGCGGGCTGACCACTTCGGCGATGCCTTACCGGAATCGCAGCTTTGAGATCGACTTCGATTTCATTGACCATCAACTCCTCATCAAGTGTGACGACGGGGCAACCGCAAACCTCGCGCTGGCGCCACGGTCGGTCGCCGAGTTTCACCGCGAAGTGAAACGCATGCTCGGCGGTCTCGGCATCGAGGTGAACATCTGGCCGGTGCCCGTGGAGGTGCAAGACCCGATTCCCTTCGAGCAGGATGACAAGAACACCGCATACGACCCCGAATACGCGCAGCGGTTCTGGCGCATTCTGGAGCGCACCAACACCGTATTCACCGAGTTTCGCTCGCGCTTTCTCGGCAAGTGTAGCCCTGTGCATTTCTTCTGGGGCAGCTTCGATCTGGCGGTGACGCGGTTTTCGGGCAGACTGGCACCGGAGCGCGAGGGAGCGGACTTGATTACGCGCGAAGCCTACTCGCACGAATGTATCAGTCACGGCTTCTGGCCCGGTCAGCGTGCCGCCGGCCCCGTCGAACGCTCGCAGTCGGACGGCATGATCTACGCGCCCGCTTTCTATTCCTATACCGCGCCGCCGCCGCCCGGCTTGAACGAAGCGAAAATTCGCCCGGAGCAAGCCTACTACAGCGGGCAGCTTAATGAATTCATCTTGCTCTATGATGACATGCGACAAGCCGACTCGCCCGAAGCCGCGCTGATGGATTTTCTCCAGAGCACGTATGAGGCGGGGGCCGACCTCGCGCACTGGGACCGCGCGGCATTAGAGCGCCCCGGCGGCTGATCTTTGCCTGACCGCATGCTTCGCCGTATCGTGTTAGCCGCATCCTTCGCGGAACTCGTTAATGGAGGGAAAGACCATGACGCCTCAGTGCTCCCACCTCGATCAGATACGATCAGTTACGCCCAGCGCCAAGGGCTGTGAAGATTGCCTGAAGATCGGTGACCGTTGGGTGCATCTGCGCCTGTGCGAAACCTGCGGCCACGTCGGCTGTTGTGATAGCTCTCCGAATAAGCACGCGACCAAACACTATCACGCCACGCAGCACCCGATCATCAAATCCTTCGAGCCCGGTGAGGAGTGGGGCTATTGCTACCCGGACGACCTTTTCTTTGAGTCGCTGTGACGCTGAGCGTCGAAGCTTTCAGATCATGCTCAAGAAGGTCAACGTGATCCGCTTCCCCGCTTCAATTGCTCCGCGGCGTATGGTATAACTTGCCACCACAAGATTGATATGCATCCCCCTATCGTGCAGATTTCGCTGGACCTCACCGACCTCGGCGAGGCGCTGGAGACGGCGCGCATCGCCGTGGCGGCGGGCGTAGACTGGCTCGAAGCCGGGACGCCGCTGTTGCTGGCCGAAGGCTTGCACAGCGTGCGCGCCTTGCGCGCCGCCTTCCCTGATGTTCCGCTCGTCGCCGACCTGAAGACGATGGATGGCGGCTACCTGGAAGCCGAGATGGTGGCGCGGGCGGGCGCGACGCATCTGGTCGTCATGGGCCGCGCGCATCAAGAAACCATCAAAGCCGTCGTCAAGGCCGGGCGCGATTTCGGCCTCAAGATCATGGGCGATGATCTCGCCTGCGCCGATAAGCCGGCGGCGGCGCGGATGATGGAAGACCTCGGCGTAGATTACATCGTGCATCACACAGGCTATGACGAGCGCAACGGCGCGCAGGCTGAAGGGCGCGGGCGACTCACCCCGCTCGACGAGCTGGACGCCGTGGTGCGCGCCGTCCGCATCCCCGTGCAGGCGGTCGGCGGGTTGACCGTCGAAGAGGCGATTGACATGCCGAAGCGCGGTGCGCCGCTCGTCGTCATCGGCGCGCCGCTGGCCATCGCCGCCGATTCGTTCAACGTCGTCGAGGGCGATTTGCAAGCCTTGCTCGCGGAGATCACGCGGAGGATTCGCGGATGACCGAGGTGATGACCGGGCTGGTGCAGTACGAGCTGCGACCCCGGGCCGTCGAGCTGCGCGAGCTGCCGGTGCCCGAAGTCGGTGAAGACGACGTCTTGCTCCGAGTCGGCGCGGTGAGCGTTTGCGGCAGCGACATCCATCAGTATCACAACGAGCAGAGCTGGCCGGTCAGCGTGCCGGTCGTGCTCGGTCACGAATTCTGCGGCGAGGTGGCGCGCGCAGGCCGTCGCGTGCGCGGCTTTAAAGAAGGCGACCGCGTGGTCTCCGAAACCGCCGCTTCGATCTGCGGCCAGTGCCTCTACTGCCGCACGGGCGAATACAACCTTTGCCCGCGGCGCTCGGGCTTCGGCTATGGCACGAATGGCGCGATGGCCGAATTCGTGCGCGTGCCTGAACGTTGTCTACATCACATTCCCGATTCCCTCGGCTTCGAGCGTGCCGCGCTGACCGAGCCGTGCTGCGTCGGCTACAACGCCGTCGCCATCAAGAGCCACATTCGCCCCGGCGATCTCGTCGTCGTCCTCGGCCCCGGCCCCATCGGATTGCTGGCCGCCGAGATGGCGCGACTGAGCGGCGCGGGCACCTTGATCGTCAGCGGCATGAGCCAGGACGAATCCAGGCTCGACGCAGCCCGCGCGCTCGGCGTCACGCATGCGGTTAACGGTGACGTGACCGACTTGCTGGAGCTGATTCGCAGTCTGGGTGATGGGCTCGGCGCAGACCTGGTCGTAGACGCGACGGGAAGCGCCGGGGCGCTCAAGCCGGCGCTAGAGATAGTGCGCCCCGGCGGGCAGATCACCAAGGTCGGCTGGGGGCCGCAGCCGCTAGGCTTCTCGCTCGACCCGCTGGTGCAAAAAGCGATTACCTTGCAGGGCAGCTTCAGCCACACCTTCAAGAACTGGGAGAAG is drawn from Blastocatellia bacterium and contains these coding sequences:
- a CDS encoding DUF5996 family protein, which produces MKNDIWPALPLEEWQDTYATLHMWTQVVGKIRLAQTPVVNHWWNVPLYVTARGLTTSAMPYRNRSFEIDFDFIDHQLLIKCDDGATANLALAPRSVAEFHREVKRMLGGLGIEVNIWPVPVEVQDPIPFEQDDKNTAYDPEYAQRFWRILERTNTVFTEFRSRFLGKCSPVHFFWGSFDLAVTRFSGRLAPEREGADLITREAYSHECISHGFWPGQRAAGPVERSQSDGMIYAPAFYSYTAPPPPGLNEAKIRPEQAYYSGQLNEFILLYDDMRQADSPEAALMDFLQSTYEAGADLAHWDRAALERPGG
- a CDS encoding UBP-type zinc finger domain-containing protein — protein: MTPQCSHLDQIRSVTPSAKGCEDCLKIGDRWVHLRLCETCGHVGCCDSSPNKHATKHYHATQHPIIKSFEPGEEWGYCYPDDLFFESL
- a CDS encoding orotidine 5'-phosphate decarboxylase / HUMPS family protein; the encoded protein is MHPPIVQISLDLTDLGEALETARIAVAAGVDWLEAGTPLLLAEGLHSVRALRAAFPDVPLVADLKTMDGGYLEAEMVARAGATHLVVMGRAHQETIKAVVKAGRDFGLKIMGDDLACADKPAAARMMEDLGVDYIVHHTGYDERNGAQAEGRGRLTPLDELDAVVRAVRIPVQAVGGLTVEEAIDMPKRGAPLVVIGAPLAIAADSFNVVEGDLQALLAEITRRIRG
- a CDS encoding zinc-binding dehydrogenase, whose product is MTEVMTGLVQYELRPRAVELRELPVPEVGEDDVLLRVGAVSVCGSDIHQYHNEQSWPVSVPVVLGHEFCGEVARAGRRVRGFKEGDRVVSETAASICGQCLYCRTGEYNLCPRRSGFGYGTNGAMAEFVRVPERCLHHIPDSLGFERAALTEPCCVGYNAVAIKSHIRPGDLVVVLGPGPIGLLAAEMARLSGAGTLIVSGMSQDESRLDAARALGVTHAVNGDVTDLLELIRSLGDGLGADLVVDATGSAGALKPALEIVRPGGQITKVGWGPQPLGFSLDPLVQKAITLQGSFSHTFKNWEKVVALLAAGQINLDPIISCIAPLDNWRDSFDGMHTGRYVKAVLKP